One Marinibacterium anthonyi genomic region harbors:
- a CDS encoding Usg protein, probable subunit of phosphoribosylanthranilate isomerase codes for MTETEMMLKGYGLTTAEIFYRMPDYVHVINTFVWQDYDIAPDHPRLFEFIEFWQREIDGPLHSVRFSHRKMLKSGEWRNVVGEFTYH; via the coding sequence ATGACCGAGACGGAAATGATGCTGAAGGGATATGGGCTGACCACGGCGGAAATCTTTTACCGGATGCCGGATTATGTGCATGTTATCAATACCTTCGTCTGGCAGGACTACGACATCGCACCGGATCATCCGCGGCTGTTCGAATTCATCGAGTTCTGGCAGCGCGAGATCGACGGGCCGCTGCATTCGGTGCGCTTTTCCCATCGCAAGATGCTGAAGTCGGGGGAATGGCGGAACGTGGTGGGGGAATTTACCTATCATTAA